Proteins co-encoded in one Paraburkholderia edwinii genomic window:
- a CDS encoding response regulator, whose amino-acid sequence MSLILLVGDAEDNIRPLQLVMGAAGHRLLSAENGEIGYGIASREYPDLIVTDWDMPVLDGRGMCARLALHPILSQIPVVVVSAMEVVASRDIRWNAFLRKPVNPLQLIRLIASLLTGRIPVSTKLVDGMKTLSSRRPAVNPKCWP is encoded by the coding sequence ATGTCATTAATTCTGCTTGTGGGCGACGCCGAAGACAACATACGACCACTTCAACTTGTGATGGGCGCGGCCGGTCATCGTCTTCTCAGCGCTGAAAACGGCGAGATCGGCTACGGTATCGCTTCCCGGGAGTACCCTGATCTGATCGTTACTGACTGGGACATGCCCGTCCTGGACGGACGTGGGATGTGCGCACGGCTTGCGCTGCACCCAATCCTCTCGCAAATACCTGTCGTTGTAGTTTCGGCCATGGAGGTTGTCGCTTCGCGTGACATTCGCTGGAACGCCTTCCTTCGTAAACCGGTGAACCCGCTGCAGCTGATCCGGCTGATCGCGTCACTGCTGACCGGTCGTATACCGGTGTCCACGAAGCTTGTGGACGGCATGAAAACGCTGTCATCGAGGCGCCCGGCTGTCAATCCAAAGTGCTGGCCATAA